The Shinella zoogloeoides genome includes a region encoding these proteins:
- a CDS encoding ABC transporter ATP-binding protein, with translation MASVTLSDVRKRFGDLETIHGVSIDIADGEFVTLVGPSGCGKSTLLRMIAGLESVTGGSVSIGGNVVNDVAPRDRDIAMVFQSYALYPHMTVAENMGFSLKLRGLPKDEIDRAVRSAAAILNLEPLLARYPRALSGGQRQRVAMGRAIVRKPAVFLFDEPLSNLDAKLRVQMRQEIKDLHQRLGTTSIYVTHDQVEAMTMADKIVVLRNGRIEQVGRPLDLYDRPVNRFVAGFIGSPAMNFIPCRVSQGLLVAGDGTVLATATGALGASGDIVFGIRPEHVEIDPAGIPARVLLVEPTGSETVLSLEIAGERILASMRERTNADIGSTVHVSFRKEARHVFDANGVRLG, from the coding sequence ATGGCCAGCGTAACCCTCTCCGACGTCCGCAAGCGGTTCGGCGACCTCGAAACCATCCACGGTGTCTCGATCGATATCGCCGACGGTGAATTCGTGACCCTTGTCGGCCCGTCCGGATGCGGGAAGTCGACGCTGCTTCGGATGATCGCGGGGCTGGAATCGGTGACGGGCGGTTCGGTCTCGATCGGCGGCAATGTCGTCAACGATGTCGCACCGCGCGACCGCGACATTGCCATGGTCTTCCAGAGCTACGCGCTCTATCCGCATATGACGGTCGCGGAGAATATGGGTTTCTCGCTGAAGCTGCGCGGATTGCCGAAGGACGAGATCGACAGGGCGGTCCGCTCCGCCGCCGCCATTCTCAACCTGGAGCCGCTTCTTGCGCGCTATCCGCGCGCGCTTTCCGGCGGCCAGCGCCAGCGCGTGGCCATGGGTCGCGCGATCGTCCGCAAGCCGGCCGTCTTCCTGTTCGACGAGCCGCTGTCTAACCTCGATGCCAAGCTGCGCGTGCAGATGCGCCAGGAAATCAAGGACCTGCACCAGAGGCTCGGGACGACGTCCATCTATGTCACGCATGACCAGGTGGAGGCCATGACCATGGCCGACAAGATCGTCGTGCTGCGCAATGGCAGGATCGAGCAGGTCGGCCGTCCGCTCGACCTCTACGACCGTCCCGTCAACCGCTTCGTCGCCGGCTTCATCGGCTCGCCCGCCATGAATTTCATACCTTGCAGGGTGTCGCAGGGATTGCTCGTCGCCGGGGACGGGACCGTCCTCGCGACGGCGACAGGCGCATTGGGAGCCTCGGGCGATATCGTCTTCGGCATACGCCCGGAGCATGTGGAGATCGACCCTGCCGGCATTCCGGCCCGTGTCCTTCTCGTCGAGCCGACGGGGTCGGAAACGGTATTGTCGCTGGAGATCGCCGGGGAACGCATCCTCGCCAGCATGCGTGAGCGAACGAATGCCGATATCGGATCGACAGTCCACGTCTCCTTCCGAAAGGAGGCGCGACATGTCTTCGATGCAAACGGGGTGCGGCTTGGATAG
- a CDS encoding GntR family transcriptional regulator yields the protein MDMSHSYKLSAGIADNLVAVLENAIVFLELAPSERLTEEDVAERYGVSRSPVRDALRSLERDGLVLREARKGIWVTPMSLRDFDEIYRCRIALEAIAAEQAARSANAALKAQLWQVLDGMKQAREAGDARLFFTHDVRGSELIYEIADNTTLRRLLKGLEKQALRYRYHLYQRDRNVVDLSFDDTARVFQAIVDGDAERSYALEHDLIEKIWRETRDAIRAEFGEGRK from the coding sequence ATGGATATGAGCCACTCATACAAGCTTTCGGCTGGAATCGCGGACAACCTCGTTGCCGTGCTTGAGAATGCGATTGTCTTCCTAGAACTCGCGCCGAGCGAGCGGCTAACCGAGGAAGATGTGGCGGAGCGCTATGGTGTCAGTCGCTCTCCGGTGCGGGATGCGTTGCGTTCGCTGGAGCGTGACGGTCTCGTGCTGCGCGAGGCGCGCAAGGGTATCTGGGTCACGCCCATGTCGTTGCGGGATTTCGATGAGATCTACCGCTGCCGCATCGCCCTGGAAGCCATTGCGGCCGAGCAGGCGGCTCGCTCTGCTAATGCCGCCCTTAAGGCACAGCTCTGGCAGGTGCTCGACGGGATGAAACAGGCGCGGGAGGCCGGCGATGCCCGGCTCTTCTTCACGCATGACGTGCGCGGTTCCGAGCTGATCTACGAGATCGCTGACAACACCACGCTACGCCGGCTGCTCAAGGGGCTGGAAAAGCAGGCATTGCGCTATCGCTATCACCTCTACCAGCGCGACCGGAATGTGGTGGATCTCTCCTTCGACGACACGGCGCGGGTTTTCCAGGCGATCGTGGACGGCGATGCCGAGCGTTCCTACGCACTGGAGCACGATCTGATCGAGAAGATCTGGCGCGAGACGCGAGACGCGATCCGTGCGGAGTTCGGAGAAGGTCGCAAATGA
- a CDS encoding proline racemase family protein, with protein sequence MIGVEAAFPYIDTHTAGHPTRAVLGGIPPLRGRSVLEKREDFERRFDHLRPALLHEPRGHAAMVGLIPVSSEVADFGAIFISSYVYLGMCGHGTIGFAKTLAFTGAISPATGDRFSLETPAGVVDVRLEWDGEGRLGAVSLKNVPAYMGIEGLEVEVPGLGTIRTDILYSGMWYAMVAADPLGLALTPENASAGLALGWRIKEAIAKATDGRPEMRGLPAPSVLFHSDLGKGDSRQFLVLAPNKYDRSPCGTGTCARMAQLLIRGELSETDTYRAENIFGVPFAAELAEKSETCGTTGYAVIVRGEAHVASQGTLYLEKGDPLSGGFLSR encoded by the coding sequence ATGATCGGCGTCGAGGCGGCTTTTCCCTATATCGACACCCATACGGCCGGGCATCCGACCCGTGCCGTTTTGGGAGGGATTCCGCCGCTTCGAGGGCGCAGCGTGCTGGAGAAGCGCGAGGACTTCGAGCGCCGCTTCGATCATCTCCGTCCCGCGCTCCTGCATGAGCCCCGCGGCCATGCCGCCATGGTGGGGCTCATTCCGGTTTCCTCCGAAGTGGCGGATTTCGGTGCGATCTTCATCTCGTCCTACGTCTATCTCGGCATGTGCGGCCACGGCACCATCGGCTTTGCCAAGACGTTGGCCTTTACGGGCGCGATTTCTCCGGCCACCGGCGACCGGTTTTCGCTGGAAACGCCGGCCGGTGTGGTCGATGTCCGGCTGGAATGGGACGGGGAGGGGCGTCTCGGCGCGGTCTCTCTGAAGAACGTGCCTGCCTATATGGGCATCGAAGGACTGGAAGTGGAGGTTCCGGGGCTCGGTACGATCCGCACCGACATCCTCTATTCCGGCATGTGGTATGCGATGGTGGCGGCCGACCCGCTGGGGCTGGCGCTCACCCCCGAAAATGCTTCGGCCGGCCTTGCGCTCGGCTGGAGGATCAAGGAAGCCATCGCGAAGGCCACGGACGGACGGCCCGAGATGCGCGGCCTTCCTGCCCCTTCGGTCCTGTTCCATAGTGATCTCGGCAAGGGGGATTCGCGCCAGTTCCTGGTGCTCGCGCCCAACAAGTACGACCGTTCGCCCTGCGGCACCGGCACCTGCGCGCGGATGGCGCAGCTGCTGATCCGCGGCGAATTGTCGGAGACCGATACCTATCGCGCCGAGAATATTTTCGGCGTGCCCTTTGCCGCGGAACTTGCCGAAAAGAGCGAGACCTGCGGTACGACGGGTTATGCCGTCATCGTCCGGGGAGAGGCTCATGTCGCCTCCCAGGGCACACTATACCTCGAAAAGGGTGATCCGCTTTCCGGGGGGTTCCTGAGCCGGTGA
- a CDS encoding transporter substrate-binding domain-containing protein, protein MSFFGNILRACALGAAVAVAAWSPATAQENPSAVIDEIRASGELKIPVMVGEEPGYIKDPSTGTWSGFYVDFLTDVANELGVKVTPVETTWGNLAADFQANKIDVAIGVNPNPKRGLVVDYLWEPIFTDAWGVFSPKGKPVATWAELNTPEKTVVVQKGSTMQIVAEALLPKAKITVVEDRNLAIMELQAGRADAMIQSIFDVLQISKQVNGEVSVPEPMLRNPATLAVARKPGNAGFINFLTNWIQQQRSLGLAQGRLAKSWEDRGIDLSILPSNFSF, encoded by the coding sequence ATGTCATTTTTCGGAAACATCCTCCGGGCCTGCGCCCTGGGGGCGGCGGTAGCTGTTGCCGCGTGGAGCCCGGCGACCGCCCAGGAAAACCCCTCGGCGGTGATCGACGAGATCCGCGCCAGCGGCGAACTGAAGATCCCGGTCATGGTGGGCGAGGAGCCCGGCTACATCAAGGACCCGTCCACCGGCACCTGGAGCGGCTTCTACGTCGACTTCCTGACGGACGTCGCGAACGAACTCGGCGTCAAGGTCACGCCGGTCGAAACCACCTGGGGCAACCTTGCCGCCGACTTCCAGGCCAACAAGATCGATGTCGCCATCGGCGTGAATCCGAACCCCAAGCGCGGCCTCGTGGTCGACTATCTCTGGGAGCCGATCTTCACGGATGCATGGGGCGTCTTCTCGCCGAAGGGCAAGCCGGTCGCCACCTGGGCGGAGCTGAATACGCCTGAAAAGACCGTCGTCGTCCAGAAGGGCTCGACGATGCAGATCGTCGCCGAGGCGCTGCTACCCAAGGCGAAGATTACCGTTGTGGAAGATCGCAACCTCGCCATCATGGAACTGCAGGCCGGCCGCGCGGACGCGATGATCCAGTCGATCTTCGATGTTCTCCAGATATCCAAGCAGGTCAACGGCGAGGTTTCGGTGCCCGAGCCCATGCTGCGCAATCCGGCAACGCTGGCCGTCGCCCGCAAGCCGGGCAATGCGGGCTTCATCAACTTCCTGACCAACTGGATCCAGCAGCAGCGTTCGCTGGGTCTTGCGCAGGGGCGTCTTGCCAAGTCGTGGGAAGACCGGGGCATCGATCTGTCGATCCTGCCCAGCAACTTCAGCTTCTGA
- a CDS encoding amino acid ABC transporter permease produces the protein MFDISVIQQNWPLFWNGLLVTLFYSAISIAAGLVIGLVVGLIQLTGSRALSVLGRVYVEIFRNIPLLVILLWIYYAFPIFAGLAVTKFWAGFAGLSLYAGAFYAEILRAGVQSIDKGQTDASTALGMTYGQRMRRVILPQAFRRMIPPLAGQSIIQIKNTTLMSMITVPDLLYQASYVSSFTYRPMEVYTMVGVMFLVLLVPLTFLSRKLETISERVK, from the coding sequence TTGTTCGATATTTCCGTCATTCAGCAGAACTGGCCGTTGTTCTGGAACGGGCTGCTGGTCACGCTGTTCTATTCGGCGATCTCCATCGCCGCAGGTCTCGTGATCGGATTGGTCGTCGGATTGATCCAGCTCACCGGTTCACGCGCCCTTTCCGTGCTCGGGCGCGTCTATGTCGAGATCTTCCGCAATATCCCGCTTCTGGTGATCCTGCTGTGGATCTATTACGCCTTCCCCATTTTCGCGGGCCTTGCCGTGACCAAGTTCTGGGCCGGCTTTGCGGGCCTCAGCCTCTATGCCGGCGCCTTCTATGCCGAGATCCTGCGGGCCGGCGTCCAGTCGATCGACAAGGGCCAGACCGACGCCTCCACCGCGCTCGGCATGACCTACGGCCAGCGCATGCGCCGCGTGATCCTGCCGCAGGCCTTCCGCCGCATGATCCCGCCGCTCGCCGGCCAGTCCATCATCCAGATCAAGAATACAACCCTCATGTCGATGATCACCGTGCCCGACCTGCTCTACCAGGCAAGCTATGTCAGCTCCTTCACCTACCGGCCGATGGAAGTCTACACCATGGTCGGCGTCATGTTCCTCGTCCTGCTGGTGCCGCTGACATTCCTGTCGCGCAAGCTGGAAACCATCTCGGAGCGCGTCAAATGA
- a CDS encoding amino acid ABC transporter ATP-binding protein, whose protein sequence is MSKSDPLLKIEGLRLKFGQREVLKGVDLSVEKGEVVVLIGASGSGKTSLLRCINLLNMPSAGRITIGGEAIYNADPAGRDGNGVPSKIVNRIRSQTGMVFQQFNLFPHMTALENVMEGPVTVKGANVEVTRKEALDLLAQMGLQEHVGKHPRQLSGGQQQRVAIARACAMQPQVMLFDEPTSALDPELVGEVMKAMVDLARTGMTMVIVTHELGFAFEIADRVIFLDLGTIAEDGPPKDVLLRPTHPRLKSFVGRFHETADLLRPFLEGG, encoded by the coding sequence ATGAGCAAGTCCGATCCGCTTCTGAAAATCGAGGGCCTGCGGCTGAAATTCGGCCAACGCGAAGTACTGAAGGGCGTCGACCTTTCGGTCGAGAAGGGCGAGGTCGTGGTGCTGATCGGCGCTTCCGGCTCGGGCAAGACCTCGCTGCTGCGCTGCATCAACCTCCTCAACATGCCGTCCGCAGGCCGCATCACGATCGGCGGCGAGGCGATCTACAATGCAGACCCGGCCGGCCGCGACGGCAATGGCGTGCCGTCCAAGATCGTGAACCGTATCCGCTCGCAGACCGGCATGGTGTTCCAGCAGTTCAACCTCTTCCCGCACATGACGGCTCTTGAGAACGTCATGGAAGGGCCGGTCACGGTGAAGGGCGCGAATGTCGAGGTGACCCGCAAGGAGGCGCTCGACCTGCTCGCGCAGATGGGCCTTCAGGAGCATGTCGGCAAGCATCCGCGCCAGCTTTCTGGCGGTCAGCAGCAGCGTGTCGCCATTGCGCGCGCCTGCGCCATGCAGCCGCAGGTCATGTTGTTCGACGAGCCGACCTCCGCGCTCGATCCCGAACTGGTCGGCGAGGTGATGAAGGCCATGGTCGATCTTGCCCGCACCGGCATGACCATGGTCATTGTGACCCACGAACTCGGCTTCGCCTTCGAGATCGCCGACCGGGTGATCTTCCTCGACCTTGGCACCATCGCAGAGGACGGGCCGCCGAAGGATGTTCTGCTGCGACCGACCCATCCCCGGCTGAAGAGCTTCGTCGGCCGTTTCCACGAGACCGCCGACCTACTGCGCCCCTTCCTCGAAGGCGGCTGA
- a CDS encoding aldehyde dehydrogenase family protein, whose translation MSLSFNPDTVTIPSGHHIGGRFVELPGEKIAVLRPSDEQPMRPVTDGGKDAVEMAVAAAKSALAASGWARMNPRDRAKVLFRFAGKIEEKAEYLGRLEAMGSSRLVAGTVTGDAIRTAGVVRYFAEYCDKLEGIVTATKAETLSYTRREPYGICGAIVPWNFPMITAAWKFAPALAAGNAVVMKTSELTPHSLLALAECAAEAGLPGGLLNVLNGWGHTTGAAIVAHPDIGIVSFTGSTKTGTAVMTLAAQSGIKPVVLELGGKSPQIVTRNPGDMDAVATRVANAFMVNAGQVCTLASRLIVDRLVADELVDRVLERTKQIKAGPTWDEATTFAPVISARQFERIDQLVQETVKQGAEVLTGAARLEGPNQGNFYAPTVLANVSRANIGFTEEYFGPVMSVTTYDEIEEAIAEAQHPIYGLAASVHTQDLKLAMKVADSVEAGMVWVNQHGRDPEFTYAAGGWKGSGFGKDMGRAGIEEFTRQKAVWINYL comes from the coding sequence ATGTCCCTCAGCTTCAATCCCGACACAGTCACCATTCCCTCTGGCCACCATATCGGCGGACGCTTCGTCGAGTTGCCCGGTGAGAAGATCGCCGTGCTGCGCCCCTCGGATGAGCAGCCGATGCGTCCCGTCACTGATGGCGGCAAGGATGCGGTCGAGATGGCCGTTGCCGCTGCCAAGTCCGCGCTCGCCGCCTCCGGCTGGGCGCGAATGAACCCACGCGACAGGGCGAAGGTCCTGTTCCGCTTCGCCGGGAAGATCGAGGAAAAGGCCGAGTATCTCGGCCGCCTGGAAGCCATGGGCTCGAGCCGGCTTGTGGCGGGCACGGTCACCGGCGATGCCATCCGCACCGCCGGCGTCGTCCGTTACTTCGCCGAATACTGCGACAAGCTGGAAGGCATCGTCACCGCCACCAAGGCGGAGACGCTCAGCTATACGCGCCGGGAACCCTACGGCATCTGCGGCGCGATCGTGCCGTGGAACTTCCCGATGATCACCGCCGCTTGGAAATTCGCGCCGGCGCTCGCGGCCGGCAACGCGGTCGTGATGAAGACGTCGGAACTGACGCCGCACAGCCTGCTGGCGCTCGCCGAATGCGCTGCGGAAGCCGGACTGCCGGGCGGTCTTCTCAACGTGCTGAACGGCTGGGGGCATACGACGGGTGCGGCCATCGTCGCTCATCCGGACATCGGCATCGTTTCCTTCACGGGCTCCACGAAAACCGGTACGGCGGTCATGACGCTTGCGGCGCAATCCGGCATCAAGCCCGTCGTTTTGGAGCTCGGCGGCAAGAGCCCGCAGATCGTCACCCGCAATCCGGGTGACATGGATGCGGTGGCAACGCGCGTCGCGAACGCCTTCATGGTCAATGCCGGCCAGGTCTGCACGCTCGCCTCGCGGCTGATCGTCGACCGGTTGGTCGCGGACGAACTGGTCGACCGCGTCCTCGAAAGGACGAAGCAGATCAAGGCCGGCCCCACATGGGACGAGGCCACCACCTTCGCCCCTGTGATCTCCGCCCGGCAGTTCGAGCGGATCGACCAACTCGTGCAGGAGACCGTGAAGCAGGGCGCCGAGGTGCTGACCGGCGCGGCGCGGCTCGAAGGTCCCAACCAGGGCAACTTCTATGCCCCGACGGTGCTGGCCAATGTCTCGCGCGCCAATATCGGTTTCACAGAGGAGTATTTCGGCCCGGTTATGTCGGTGACGACCTATGACGAGATCGAGGAGGCCATCGCCGAGGCGCAGCACCCGATCTACGGCCTTGCCGCCTCCGTCCACACGCAGGACCTGAAGCTTGCCATGAAGGTCGCCGACTCCGTCGAGGCCGGCATGGTCTGGGTCAACCAGCACGGGCGCGATCCCGAATTCACCTATGCCGCCGGCGGCTGGAAGGGCTCGGGCTTCGGCAAGGACATGGGCCGCGCCGGCATCGAGGAATTCACCCGGCAGAAGGCCGTGTGGATCAACTATCTCTGA
- a CDS encoding GMC family oxidoreductase, producing the protein MIYDYVIVGGGSAGATLAGRLSENPAKQVALLEAGPDTPPDNVPDVISDSYPGLSYFDPAFHWTKLRVFARNPRSNSEVIPPTRLEQARVMGGGSSINGQFAVRGLPADYDEWEAMGAAGWNWEGMLPYFRKLERDLDFDGPLHGREGPMPIRRVFPEDWAGFTKSVLAVTEQDAPYRKDYNASFDDGSFPLPLANENDRRVSTAIGYLTREVRARKNLHIFANTQVEGLEIEGRRVTGVNARTADRPPELWQAREVILSSGALHTPPILLRAGIGPAADLRALGIPVVADLPGVGANLMDHPHLSVGAHFKRSARLKPGQRRHIFLGVRYSSGYDGCSPSDMLLMPVNRAGWHPLGKAMGALNVCVNKSYSRGSVTLKTADWRDEPVVNLNLGGDERDLMRLVDGFERIYRIMEDPRVQAHVNTWFLAGYTEEARLLSVRKLSNYVKTGAAALLFDYAPFFRETLLRQKFGTTERMHEMMQNRDLIVDWAKKAVWSGWHVSCSCRMGGDDDPMAVLDNECRVRGVEGLRVVDASAMPSVIAANTNITTIAMAEKAADLILNS; encoded by the coding sequence ATGATCTACGATTACGTCATCGTGGGGGGCGGCTCGGCCGGCGCGACGCTTGCGGGCCGCCTGTCCGAGAACCCCGCCAAACAGGTGGCGCTGCTGGAAGCAGGTCCCGACACCCCGCCTGACAACGTGCCGGATGTGATTTCCGACAGCTATCCGGGCCTTTCCTATTTCGACCCGGCGTTCCACTGGACGAAGCTCAGGGTCTTTGCCCGAAACCCCCGTTCCAATTCCGAGGTCATCCCCCCGACCCGCCTGGAGCAGGCGCGGGTGATGGGCGGCGGATCGTCGATCAACGGCCAGTTCGCCGTGCGCGGGCTTCCCGCCGACTACGACGAATGGGAGGCGATGGGCGCCGCCGGCTGGAACTGGGAGGGGATGCTGCCCTATTTCCGCAAGCTGGAGCGCGATCTCGACTTTGACGGCCCGCTGCACGGCAGGGAAGGCCCGATGCCGATCCGCCGCGTCTTCCCCGAGGACTGGGCGGGCTTTACCAAGTCGGTGCTCGCCGTCACCGAGCAGGACGCTCCTTACAGAAAGGACTACAACGCCTCCTTCGACGACGGCTCCTTCCCGCTTCCCCTGGCCAACGAGAACGACCGGCGGGTCTCGACCGCCATCGGCTACCTCACCCGCGAGGTGCGGGCCCGCAAGAACCTGCATATCTTCGCCAATACGCAGGTCGAGGGGCTGGAGATCGAGGGCAGGCGCGTTACCGGCGTCAATGCCCGCACGGCAGACCGGCCGCCGGAACTCTGGCAGGCGCGTGAGGTCATCCTGTCCTCCGGCGCGCTGCATACGCCGCCGATCCTACTGCGCGCCGGCATCGGCCCGGCCGCGGACCTTCGCGCGCTCGGCATTCCGGTCGTGGCGGACCTGCCCGGTGTCGGCGCCAATCTAATGGATCACCCGCATCTTTCCGTGGGCGCGCATTTCAAGCGTTCCGCCCGGCTCAAGCCCGGCCAGCGCCGCCATATCTTCCTCGGCGTGCGCTATTCCTCCGGCTACGACGGCTGTTCGCCGTCCGACATGCTGCTGATGCCGGTCAACCGCGCCGGCTGGCATCCGCTCGGCAAGGCGATGGGCGCGCTGAACGTCTGCGTGAACAAGTCCTATTCCCGCGGAAGCGTTACCCTGAAGACGGCCGACTGGCGCGACGAGCCGGTGGTCAACCTCAACCTCGGTGGCGACGAGCGCGACCTGATGCGTCTCGTCGACGGTTTCGAGCGGATATACCGCATCATGGAGGACCCGCGCGTGCAGGCGCATGTGAATACGTGGTTCCTCGCCGGCTATACCGAGGAAGCACGCTTGCTTTCCGTCCGCAAGCTGTCGAACTACGTCAAGACAGGGGCGGCGGCGCTGCTTTTCGATTATGCGCCCTTCTTCCGCGAGACGCTCCTGCGCCAGAAGTTCGGCACCACGGAGCGGATGCACGAGATGATGCAGAACCGCGACCTGATCGTCGACTGGGCGAAGAAGGCGGTCTGGTCGGGCTGGCATGTCTCCTGCAGTTGCCGGATGGGCGGCGACGACGATCCGATGGCCGTGCTCGATAACGAGTGCCGGGTGCGCGGTGTCGAAGGCCTGCGCGTGGTCGACGCGTCCGCCATGCCCTCCGTCATCGCGGCCAACACCAATATCACCACGATCGCGATGGCCGAGAAGGCCGCCGATCTGATCCTGAATTCCTGA
- a CDS encoding HpcH/HpaI aldolase family protein, which produces MRENKVKTLWSKGECAVTGWLAIPSGLSAEMMAQQDFDAVTVDMQHGCADYSDMLSMLQAISTTDKTPFVRVPWNDPAIIGRVLDAGAFGVIVPMVNTAAECRAFVEACRYYPEGGRSVGPIRAGLYGGADYFANANKTVITMAMIEHKDGVANLDEILATSGLDAIFVGPSDLAVSMGYTPGFDPKWGDVNEAIALIADRCIKAGVVPGIHVGSVEYGQKMRDLGYKFIAYLSDFRMLQIAYSRALPSFRAGKPAPDAP; this is translated from the coding sequence ATGCGAGAGAACAAGGTCAAGACCCTTTGGTCCAAAGGCGAATGCGCCGTCACCGGCTGGCTGGCGATCCCCTCCGGCCTTTCCGCCGAGATGATGGCACAGCAGGATTTCGATGCGGTCACGGTCGATATGCAGCATGGTTGCGCGGACTATTCCGACATGCTGTCGATGCTGCAGGCGATTTCCACCACCGACAAGACGCCCTTCGTGCGCGTGCCGTGGAACGATCCGGCGATCATCGGCCGCGTGCTGGATGCCGGTGCCTTCGGCGTGATCGTGCCGATGGTCAACACTGCCGCGGAATGCCGCGCCTTCGTCGAGGCCTGCCGCTACTATCCCGAGGGCGGCCGTTCCGTCGGCCCGATCCGCGCGGGCCTCTACGGCGGTGCGGACTATTTCGCCAATGCCAACAAGACGGTCATCACCATGGCGATGATCGAGCATAAGGACGGCGTCGCCAATCTGGACGAGATCCTTGCCACGTCGGGCCTCGATGCGATCTTCGTCGGCCCGTCGGATCTTGCCGTGTCCATGGGATACACGCCCGGCTTCGATCCGAAGTGGGGCGACGTGAACGAAGCGATCGCGCTGATCGCCGACCGTTGCATCAAGGCCGGCGTCGTTCCGGGCATCCATGTCGGCTCGGTCGAGTACGGGCAGAAGATGCGCGACCTCGGCTACAAGTTCATCGCCTATCTCTCGGACTTCCGCATGCTGCAGATCGCCTATTCGCGCGCGCTGCCGTCGTTCCGTGCCGGCAAGCCGGCGCCGGACGCGCCCTGA
- a CDS encoding NAD(P)/FAD-dependent oxidoreductase, translating to MTQPRRSEKVIVIGAGIIGVCAANALVDEGFAVEVVDPLDPGSPGQCSYGNAGGLSPGSCIPNAMPGIAAQVPGMLLDPEGPIGLRLLDLPHALPWLLRFLANSRLSRVKRISDGMIALNRLTLTCYEPLVKEAGCEDLIVHRGQLFAYENPKGPEGSALSIAMRRERGVKVEILDARQMRELEPAISPAYCAGVFLPEQGQCPNPGRLVSAIARLASDKGAVFTRRSVRALVLEQGRVVGVSTEAGVISADKVVIAAGAFSAPFARQVGVRVPLISERGYHIMLPNADTGLKVNVNAAERKFVAAPMEGGLRLSGTVEFARPEAAPNWRRADILLSQARHMFHGADLGGMERWMGNRPGTPDSIPVIEVAPRHDNVILAFGHGHQGLMGGSVTGRLVAELAAGRPTSIDISHFRSSRF from the coding sequence ATGACACAGCCGCGTCGCAGCGAAAAAGTGATCGTCATCGGTGCGGGCATCATCGGTGTCTGCGCGGCCAACGCGCTTGTCGACGAAGGCTTCGCGGTCGAGGTCGTCGATCCGCTCGATCCCGGCAGTCCGGGGCAATGCTCCTATGGCAATGCGGGAGGGCTTTCACCGGGCTCCTGCATTCCCAATGCCATGCCCGGCATCGCCGCCCAGGTGCCCGGCATGCTGCTCGATCCGGAGGGGCCGATCGGGCTGCGCCTCCTCGATCTTCCCCACGCTTTGCCGTGGCTCCTCCGTTTCCTCGCCAATTCCCGCCTTTCGCGCGTAAAACGCATATCGGACGGGATGATCGCGCTGAACCGGCTCACGCTCACCTGCTATGAGCCGCTGGTGAAGGAGGCGGGCTGCGAGGACCTGATCGTGCATCGCGGCCAGCTTTTCGCCTACGAGAATCCGAAAGGCCCGGAAGGCAGTGCCTTGTCCATCGCCATGCGGCGCGAGCGCGGCGTCAAGGTCGAAATCCTCGATGCCCGCCAGATGCGGGAGCTGGAGCCGGCCATCTCGCCGGCCTATTGCGCCGGGGTCTTCCTGCCGGAGCAGGGCCAGTGCCCCAATCCGGGCCGGCTCGTTTCCGCCATCGCGCGGCTTGCGTCGGACAAGGGCGCCGTCTTCACCCGCCGGAGTGTAAGAGCGCTCGTGCTGGAGCAGGGGCGTGTGGTGGGCGTCTCGACCGAGGCCGGCGTGATCTCGGCCGACAAGGTGGTGATCGCCGCCGGTGCGTTTTCCGCGCCCTTCGCCCGGCAGGTCGGCGTGCGCGTTCCGCTGATCAGCGAGCGCGGCTATCACATCATGCTGCCCAATGCGGACACGGGCCTGAAGGTCAACGTCAACGCCGCCGAGCGCAAGTTCGTCGCCGCGCCGATGGAGGGGGGACTGCGCCTTTCCGGCACGGTGGAATTCGCCCGGCCGGAGGCTGCGCCGAACTGGCGGCGGGCGGATATCCTGCTCAGCCAGGCACGCCACATGTTCCACGGAGCCGACCTCGGCGGCATGGAGCGCTGGATGGGCAACCGTCCCGGCACGCCGGACAGTATCCCGGTCATCGAGGTTGCCCCGCGCCACGACAACGTCATCCTCGCTTTCGGCCACGGCCATCAGGGCCTGATGGGCGGATCGGTGACGGGCCGCCTGGTGGCGGAGCTTGCCGCCGGTCGGCCGACCTCCATCGACATATCGCATTTCCGCTCGTCCCGGTTCTGA